Proteins encoded by one window of Geobacter sp. DSM 9736:
- the modB gene encoding molybdate ABC transporter permease subunit encodes MLLTDGDIQAIWLTLRLAAVVTAILLVLGTPLAWWLASTRSRLKGAVGAVVALPLVLPPSVLGFYLLLAMGPNGPVGHLTDMMGLGTLPFTFWGLVVASVFYSFPFMVQPLQNAFESIGDRPLAVAATLGASRLDAFFTVAVPLARPGFVTASILTFAHTVGEFGVVLMIGGNIPGVTKVASVQIYDHVEALEYAHAHRMSAVMLIFSFLVLLALYVWRPNARSVIRGE; translated from the coding sequence GTGCTGCTGACCGACGGCGATATTCAGGCAATATGGCTTACCCTCAGACTGGCGGCTGTTGTGACAGCCATACTGCTTGTCCTGGGAACTCCTCTCGCGTGGTGGCTGGCAAGCACACGCTCGCGGCTCAAGGGTGCTGTCGGCGCCGTGGTAGCATTGCCTCTGGTGCTGCCCCCTTCAGTGCTCGGTTTTTACCTGCTTCTGGCGATGGGGCCAAACGGCCCGGTCGGCCACCTGACCGATATGATGGGACTCGGTACCTTGCCATTCACCTTCTGGGGGCTCGTGGTCGCCTCTGTTTTCTACTCATTTCCTTTCATGGTGCAGCCGCTGCAGAACGCCTTCGAGTCAATAGGTGATCGTCCCCTGGCGGTAGCTGCGACACTGGGAGCTTCCCGGCTCGATGCTTTCTTTACCGTGGCGGTCCCCCTCGCGCGTCCGGGATTCGTGACCGCCTCCATCCTGACTTTCGCCCACACCGTTGGAGAATTCGGCGTCGTGCTGATGATCGGCGGGAACATCCCTGGAGTTACGAAGGTAGCATCGGTGCAGATCTACGATCACGTAGAAGCCTTGGAGTACGCCCATGCCCACCGGATGTCAGCCGTGATGCTGATCTTTTCTTTCCTGGTGCTGCTCGCTCTCTACGTCTGGCGTCCCAATGCCCGTAGCGTCATCCGGGGGGAATAA
- the modC gene encoding molybdenum ABC transporter ATP-binding protein yields the protein MHLTLNVRKMYGDFTLAADVVVSGESVGIFGASGSGKSTIVGMLAGLVKPDAGEIVLDGECLFSSEKGIDQSPGKRRIAVVFQQHELFPHLNVKNNLLYGYRRCKAEHRRIDFDHLVDVLQIAPFLDREIDSLSGGEKQRVAIARAVLSNPRLLLMDEPLSALDDNLRFQIIPYLKSVSEEFAIPYFFISHSLVEMRLMAEQVLVVKGGSVAEQTTPDLLARSRMGRSPVGYINLLRLTDPRPDNGLHVYRWGGTDLVVSMGGTAQESVFELSSKDMILFKKHPEAISARNLLRCRVTGTFSSGNRAGVELDCSRERLVAEVVPSALADLDICEGSEVFVAIKASAFRPLF from the coding sequence ATGCACCTTACCCTTAACGTACGGAAAATGTACGGAGACTTCACCCTGGCGGCGGATGTGGTTGTCTCCGGCGAGAGCGTCGGCATCTTCGGTGCCTCAGGCAGCGGCAAATCGACCATTGTTGGGATGCTTGCCGGGCTGGTGAAGCCGGATGCCGGGGAGATCGTGCTGGATGGTGAGTGTCTTTTCAGCAGCGAGAAGGGAATCGACCAGTCCCCCGGCAAGCGCCGCATAGCCGTAGTTTTTCAGCAGCACGAGCTTTTTCCCCATCTGAATGTGAAGAACAATCTGCTCTACGGCTACAGGCGTTGTAAGGCGGAGCATCGAAGGATCGACTTCGATCACCTGGTGGACGTTTTGCAGATCGCTCCATTTCTCGACCGGGAAATCGACAGCCTTTCCGGCGGAGAGAAACAGAGGGTGGCGATCGCTCGTGCAGTTCTTTCCAACCCGCGCCTCCTGCTGATGGACGAGCCACTTTCCGCTCTGGACGACAACCTGCGATTCCAGATCATTCCTTATCTGAAGAGTGTGAGTGAAGAATTCGCCATTCCCTACTTCTTCATCTCTCACTCCCTGGTTGAGATGCGGCTGATGGCGGAGCAGGTGCTCGTGGTGAAGGGAGGGAGTGTTGCCGAACAGACGACGCCGGATCTGCTTGCCCGCTCCAGAATGGGACGAAGCCCGGTAGGATACATAAACCTGCTTCGCCTCACCGACCCTCGCCCGGATAATGGCCTCCATGTCTATCGCTGGGGAGGGACCGATCTGGTTGTTTCAATGGGAGGTACGGCTCAGGAATCGGTTTTCGAGCTCTCTTCGAAAGACATGATCCTCTTCAAGAAGCACCCCGAAGCTATCAGCGCCAGGAACCTCCTCAGATGCAGGGTTACAGGTACTTTCTCCAGTGGAAACCGGGCGGGGGTGGAGCTGGACTGTTCCAGGGAGCGCCTTGTGGCGGAAGTGGTACCCTCTGCACTAGCCGATCTCGATATCTGCGAAGGGAGCGAGGTCTTCGTCGCCATCAAGGCCTCGGCTTTCCGCCCGCTGTTCTAG
- a CDS encoding sensor histidine kinase, which produces MENLLATYLEPEDGDTERFLDQLAVNEKMSELGRLTAGIVHELNTPLSVIVSAAQLILRERDVPEYVAELVERIGVEAQRLAQLTRGILSFAGNGGGSCEADINDVLREVMTFLKYEAQKRSITVTESLDYSLPAITTDSNRLKQIFINLIMNALQAMEGGGNLKLQTTWGNGRAEIVVADSGPGIPVEHLHLIFDPFFTTKAPEKGTGLGLYITKRLTESLGGDIRVNSTPGRGATFVISFPLSST; this is translated from the coding sequence ATGGAGAACCTGCTCGCGACATACCTGGAACCCGAAGATGGGGACACCGAACGGTTTCTCGATCAATTGGCAGTCAACGAGAAGATGTCGGAGCTGGGGCGGCTGACGGCAGGCATCGTGCACGAGTTGAATACCCCGCTTTCGGTGATAGTTTCCGCGGCGCAGCTGATCCTGCGGGAGCGGGATGTCCCGGAATACGTTGCCGAACTGGTGGAGCGGATCGGGGTCGAAGCGCAACGGCTGGCTCAGTTAACGAGAGGTATTCTCTCCTTTGCGGGCAACGGTGGCGGGAGCTGCGAAGCCGACATCAACGACGTGCTGCGCGAGGTCATGACCTTTCTGAAATACGAGGCGCAAAAGCGATCGATCACCGTGACCGAGTCGCTCGATTACAGCCTCCCTGCCATCACTACCGACAGCAACAGATTGAAGCAGATATTCATCAACCTCATCATGAACGCTCTTCAGGCAATGGAGGGGGGCGGTAATCTCAAACTTCAAACGACGTGGGGAAACGGGCGGGCAGAAATCGTGGTTGCCGATAGCGGGCCGGGGATCCCTGTGGAGCATCTCCACCTGATTTTTGATCCGTTCTTTACGACCAAGGCGCCGGAGAAGGGCACCGGCCTCGGGCTTTACATCACGAAGAGGCTTACGGAATCCCTCGGGGGTGACATCCGTGTGAACAGTACCCCGGGAAGGGGCGCAACATTCGTTATCTCCTTTCCCCTCTCTTCTACTTGA
- the modA gene encoding molybdate ABC transporter substrate-binding protein codes for MKLIKLLVVACTLLTTAAAHAEQVTIAAAADLKFAMDEIVASFRKMHPGDKIQVTYGSSGKFHTQIQQGAPFDLFFSADITFPQELVRLGLAASEAAPYALGRIVLWSNTLDASRMTLVSLADPRITRIALANPKHAPYGKRAEEALRASGLWDKLQPKLVFGENIAQTAQFVQSGNAQIGIIALSLALNLELAKNGGYYLIPGNLHNPLEQGFIVTRKGAGKASVGRFAEFMGTKSARDVLKRYGFIPLGEKTGK; via the coding sequence ATGAAGCTGATCAAACTGCTGGTCGTGGCCTGCACCTTGTTGACGACTGCGGCTGCACATGCCGAGCAGGTCACCATAGCGGCGGCGGCCGACCTGAAGTTCGCCATGGACGAGATCGTTGCCAGCTTCAGGAAGATGCATCCCGGCGACAAGATCCAGGTTACCTACGGCTCCTCGGGGAAGTTCCATACCCAGATACAACAGGGCGCCCCTTTCGACCTGTTTTTCTCCGCCGACATCACCTTCCCACAGGAGCTGGTGAGGTTGGGACTGGCAGCGTCTGAAGCCGCTCCGTATGCGCTCGGGCGGATCGTGCTCTGGAGCAATACCCTGGACGCGAGCAGGATGACGCTGGTTAGTCTGGCCGATCCCAGAATCACCCGGATCGCCCTGGCGAATCCGAAACATGCGCCGTACGGAAAACGGGCAGAAGAGGCGCTTCGGGCATCTGGCCTCTGGGATAAACTGCAGCCGAAACTGGTATTCGGCGAAAATATCGCTCAGACGGCCCAGTTCGTACAGAGCGGAAATGCACAGATCGGAATCATAGCTCTGTCGCTGGCGCTAAACCTTGAACTGGCAAAAAACGGGGGCTACTACCTCATCCCGGGAAACCTGCACAACCCGCTGGAACAGGGCTTCATCGTCACCAGGAAGGGGGCTGGGAAGGCCTCCGTCGGACGATTTGCCGAGTTTATGGGCACCAAATCAGCACGCGATGTATTGAAGAGGTACGGGTTCATCCCTTTGGGTGAAAAAACAGGCAAATAG
- a CDS encoding P-II family nitrogen regulator, which translates to MKLIEAVIKPFKLDEVKDALNEIGIEGITVSEVKGFGRQKGHTELYRGAEYVVDFIPKVKLEIAVDDELVRKVIDTIEATAKTGRIGDGKIFVLPLEEAVRIRTGETGHDAI; encoded by the coding sequence ATGAAGCTCATAGAAGCGGTAATCAAACCCTTTAAACTCGATGAAGTCAAAGACGCCCTCAACGAGATCGGCATTGAAGGAATTACGGTGAGTGAAGTCAAAGGATTCGGGAGGCAGAAGGGGCATACCGAGCTCTATCGCGGCGCTGAATACGTGGTGGACTTCATCCCGAAAGTGAAACTGGAGATTGCGGTGGACGACGAGCTCGTGCGGAAGGTCATCGACACGATAGAAGCCACTGCAAAGACCGGACGAATCGGCGACGGAAAGATCTTCGTGCTTCCCCTGGAGGAGGCGGTGAGGATCCGCACCGGGGAGACGGGGCATGACGCCATCTAG
- the hcp gene encoding hydroxylamine reductase, whose amino-acid sequence MESAMFCRQCEQAARGVGCEVMGNCGKDPKVSALLDLMIQGLKGVAVYAHRARELGAKDREIDLFMLDGLFTRVTNVNFDPEDISRRLYNCYRIKEKARTLYEQAYRERKNEPARPLDAEPARWTPAENIEGLVAQGRKHGVLTWHQDPDVLSTIEILIYGLMGMGAFAWHATEMGKEDEDIYAFIHRALAATADPKLQLKDFVALSLECGKMNLRTMELLYQGHAERFGDQEPMKVNLGTRAGKGIVVSGHDLPMLEEILKQSAGKGINVYTHGEMLPANGYPGLRKYEHFAGNFGGAWQNQTRELPDFPGAVIFNTNCIQRPDASYADRVFTWGEVAWPGIPHLEGYDFTPVIEKALALPDLPENPGKEILVGFGHEAVFKVAGAVVDAVKSGAVRHFFLIGGCDGAKPGRNYYTDLAQQVPKDCVILTLACGKNRFNRLDFGDIGGIPRLLDVGQCNDAYSAVRIALALADAFNCGVNDLPLSMILSWYEQKAHVILLTLLHLGIKGIKLGPSLPAYVSPAVLNFLVENYALGPTTTPEQDLRQALGT is encoded by the coding sequence ATGGAATCAGCTATGTTCTGCAGACAGTGTGAGCAGGCGGCGCGTGGAGTCGGATGCGAAGTAATGGGAAACTGCGGCAAGGACCCGAAGGTCTCCGCCCTTCTCGACCTGATGATCCAGGGGCTGAAGGGGGTGGCGGTTTATGCCCACCGGGCGAGAGAACTGGGGGCAAAGGACCGGGAGATAGACCTGTTCATGCTCGACGGGCTATTCACCCGGGTGACGAACGTGAACTTCGACCCGGAGGACATCTCCCGCAGGCTGTATAACTGCTACAGGATCAAGGAAAAAGCACGCACCCTCTATGAGCAGGCCTATCGGGAGCGAAAGAACGAACCAGCACGGCCGCTGGACGCTGAACCCGCAAGGTGGACTCCGGCGGAAAACATAGAGGGGCTGGTCGCCCAGGGGCGGAAGCACGGAGTGCTGACGTGGCATCAAGACCCGGACGTTCTGTCCACCATCGAGATCCTGATCTACGGGCTTATGGGGATGGGAGCGTTCGCCTGGCACGCAACGGAAATGGGTAAGGAAGATGAGGATATCTACGCCTTCATCCATCGGGCCCTGGCCGCCACGGCAGACCCCAAACTCCAGCTCAAGGATTTCGTGGCGCTCTCCCTGGAGTGCGGAAAGATGAACCTGCGGACGATGGAACTCCTATATCAGGGACATGCGGAGCGCTTCGGAGACCAGGAGCCGATGAAGGTCAACCTCGGCACCCGTGCGGGTAAAGGAATCGTGGTTTCGGGACACGACCTGCCGATGCTGGAGGAAATCCTGAAACAGAGCGCGGGAAAGGGCATAAATGTGTATACCCATGGTGAAATGCTCCCCGCAAACGGCTATCCCGGCCTCAGAAAATATGAGCACTTCGCCGGCAACTTCGGAGGGGCATGGCAGAACCAGACCAGGGAACTTCCCGATTTCCCCGGCGCGGTCATCTTCAACACCAACTGCATCCAGAGGCCCGACGCCTCCTACGCCGACCGGGTATTTACCTGGGGAGAGGTCGCTTGGCCCGGCATCCCGCACCTGGAAGGGTACGATTTCACTCCGGTCATAGAGAAAGCACTGGCTCTTCCCGACCTCCCGGAAAATCCGGGGAAGGAAATACTTGTAGGATTCGGCCACGAGGCCGTCTTCAAAGTGGCGGGAGCGGTGGTGGATGCCGTCAAGAGCGGCGCTGTTCGGCACTTCTTCCTGATAGGAGGGTGCGACGGAGCGAAGCCGGGACGTAACTACTACACAGACCTGGCGCAGCAGGTTCCGAAAGACTGCGTCATTCTCACCCTCGCCTGCGGCAAGAACCGGTTCAACCGTCTCGATTTCGGAGATATCGGCGGAATCCCGAGATTGCTCGATGTGGGTCAATGCAACGATGCCTATTCCGCCGTCAGAATAGCTCTGGCCCTGGCGGACGCCTTCAATTGCGGGGTAAACGACCTCCCCCTCTCCATGATCCTCTCCTGGTACGAGCAGAAAGCACATGTTATCCTGCTGACGCTCCTGCACCTGGGGATCAAGGGGATCAAGCTCGGGCCTTCGCTGCCGGCGTACGTTTCGCCGGCGGTGCTGAACTTCCTGGTGGAGAATTATGCACTGGGTCCGACCACTACCCCCGAACAGGATTTGCGGCAGGCGTTGGGGACATGA
- a CDS encoding type 1 glutamine amidotransferase: protein MPKVFAPSDRRVRLLAMLVIVQNDPQVPLGAYADMLREEGTGFSLFRPFAGEELPPAAEVSAAIILGGAMGVHDCGLHPFLVRVKRFISELVAGEIPLLGICLGGQLLADALGAEVIAGSPCGEKGTLPVSLTEEGACDPLFSGIPREFVTFQWHQDSFAIPGQGVLLASSIVCPNQAFRYEKCAYGIQFHPEVTREIVEEWALWRPETAQHLSCFLVDFDSHHSVYAAASRKLLKNFLRIASLHPGCLKNALIAPVSA, encoded by the coding sequence TTGCCGAAGGTCTTCGCCCCCTCTGACCGGCGGGTCCGGCTGTTGGCCATGCTTGTAATCGTCCAGAATGATCCCCAAGTTCCCCTCGGCGCGTATGCGGATATGCTCCGCGAAGAGGGGACAGGCTTCTCCCTTTTCCGCCCCTTTGCGGGGGAGGAGCTTCCTCCGGCCGCCGAAGTGTCTGCAGCCATCATCCTCGGGGGCGCCATGGGGGTGCATGACTGCGGCCTTCATCCCTTTCTCGTACGAGTGAAACGATTCATCTCGGAACTTGTGGCTGGTGAGATTCCTCTCCTGGGGATCTGCCTGGGAGGGCAGTTGCTGGCCGATGCTCTCGGGGCCGAGGTCATAGCCGGTTCCCCCTGTGGAGAGAAAGGCACCCTTCCGGTGAGCTTGACGGAGGAGGGAGCCTGCGACCCGTTATTTTCCGGCATTCCCAGAGAGTTTGTCACGTTTCAATGGCATCAGGACAGCTTTGCAATCCCCGGGCAGGGGGTCCTGCTTGCATCTTCGATTGTCTGCCCAAACCAGGCCTTCCGGTACGAGAAATGTGCGTACGGCATCCAGTTTCATCCGGAGGTGACCCGCGAGATAGTGGAAGAGTGGGCGCTCTGGAGGCCTGAGACTGCGCAGCATCTTTCCTGCTTTCTGGTTGACTTCGATTCCCATCATTCTGTTTATGCTGCTGCTTCACGGAAACTGCTTAAAAACTTTCTGCGGATTGCCTCCCTGCATCCAGGATGTCTCAAGAACGCGCTGATCGCGCCTGTTTCTGCCTAA
- a CDS encoding ammonium transporter, whose translation MKLRIWMTYLIALLTLAAPVAALAEEAKPAAVQAVTAATAQEAPAAAPAAAPADAEKPKTVDPVLNTGDTAWMLVSSALVLFMIPGLAFFYGGMVRQKNVLSTLMHSFVAMGIVGVQWAVIGYSLAFGPDVGGGLLGDFSKALLNGLISFKDGAPVYTLFQNVASEPGSIPEYVFAMYQCMFAMITVALISGALAERVKFSAYCLFVLLWTTLVYDPLAHWVWMVDGWLFKKGALDFAGGTVVHLSSGISALAVLIFLGKRHGFPHERMAPHSLPLTMLGVGMLWFGWFGFNAGSAIVGVNNSDAAGGLAGLAFATTTIAPAAAGLSWMLAEWIHAGKPSALGFGSGVVAGLVVITPAAGFVQPGAAIIMGLAAGVVCYLGVLMKARLKYDDSLDAFGVHGIGGTFGAILTGVFASVGATGLMSGNFSQFMTQLIAVVAAGAYAFLVTIGIAFLLDKTIGLRVEKEDEIMGLDTTQHSESAYN comes from the coding sequence ATGAAGCTTAGAATCTGGATGACATATCTCATTGCTCTGCTTACCCTGGCGGCTCCTGTAGCGGCTTTAGCCGAGGAGGCAAAACCTGCCGCGGTCCAGGCTGTGACTGCCGCGACCGCACAGGAGGCGCCGGCTGCAGCGCCGGCTGCTGCTCCTGCCGATGCGGAGAAGCCCAAAACCGTCGATCCGGTGCTCAACACCGGTGATACTGCATGGATGCTCGTTTCGAGCGCCCTCGTGCTCTTCATGATTCCCGGCCTCGCTTTCTTCTATGGTGGCATGGTGCGGCAGAAGAACGTCCTCTCTACACTGATGCATTCCTTCGTGGCGATGGGGATCGTGGGGGTGCAATGGGCGGTGATAGGCTACTCCCTTGCGTTCGGTCCCGATGTCGGGGGAGGTCTCCTCGGAGATTTTTCCAAGGCCCTCCTGAACGGTCTCATCTCCTTCAAGGATGGCGCCCCCGTCTACACGCTCTTCCAGAACGTGGCCAGCGAGCCCGGCTCCATTCCCGAATACGTCTTCGCAATGTACCAGTGCATGTTCGCCATGATCACGGTTGCTCTGATTTCGGGCGCACTTGCCGAGCGGGTGAAGTTCTCCGCCTACTGCCTCTTCGTCCTGCTCTGGACCACACTGGTATATGATCCGCTGGCTCACTGGGTGTGGATGGTTGATGGCTGGCTCTTCAAGAAAGGCGCCCTCGATTTCGCAGGCGGTACCGTCGTCCATCTTTCATCCGGTATCTCCGCTCTCGCTGTTCTTATATTTCTTGGAAAGCGTCACGGATTCCCGCACGAGAGGATGGCGCCACACAGCCTTCCGCTGACGATGCTCGGAGTCGGAATGCTGTGGTTCGGCTGGTTCGGCTTCAATGCGGGATCCGCGATTGTCGGCGTGAACAACTCGGACGCTGCCGGAGGGCTGGCGGGCCTCGCTTTCGCAACTACAACCATTGCTCCTGCAGCTGCAGGTCTTTCCTGGATGCTCGCCGAATGGATTCATGCAGGCAAGCCTTCTGCCCTGGGCTTCGGATCAGGGGTCGTCGCCGGCCTGGTCGTCATCACTCCCGCCGCCGGATTCGTGCAGCCAGGAGCCGCAATCATCATGGGGCTGGCTGCCGGTGTGGTATGTTACCTGGGTGTCCTAATGAAGGCACGGCTCAAGTATGACGATTCTCTGGATGCCTTCGGTGTGCATGGTATCGGCGGCACCTTCGGCGCGATCCTTACGGGCGTTTTCGCATCGGTCGGTGCTACCGGCCTAATGTCCGGCAATTTCAGCCAGTTCATGACCCAGTTGATTGCCGTTGTTGCTGCAGGCGCCTATGCTTTCCTGGTGACCATCGGCATTGCTTTCCTCCTGGACAAAACCATCGGCCTGCGAGTGGAGAAAGAGGATGAAATCATGGGCCTCGATACGACTCAGCATTCGGAGAGTGCCTATAACTGA
- the nifV gene encoding homocitrate synthase, with the protein MRECTGEVIITDTTLRDGEQAAGVVFSLGEKMAIARMLDSIGVQELECGIPAMGEEERASIRALVDMGLSARLITWNRAAKADIEASLDCGVNAVDLSLSVSDIMIERKLRKNREWVRNQLKEALGFAKQHNLYVSIGGEDASRADIYFLIELLEITKAFGGDRFRFCDTLGILDPFSMHEKIRALRRAVPDMDLEVHTHNDLGMATANAIAGARGGARFVSTTVNGLGERAGNAALEEVVMALRHACGTDCGIETRRLGELSRLVADASRRVVSEWKPVVGERVFSHESGVHADGVLKDPSNYEGFDPAEVGLSRFFVAGKHSGGSGLAERYRQLGISIGKGEASVLLKKVRGLAQQLKRPLDDRELIDLYGCFSCRLHAA; encoded by the coding sequence ATGAGAGAATGCACCGGAGAAGTCATTATAACGGACACTACGCTGCGTGACGGCGAACAGGCCGCAGGCGTGGTATTCAGCCTGGGCGAGAAAATGGCCATTGCCAGGATGCTTGATAGCATTGGCGTGCAGGAGCTTGAATGTGGTATACCAGCGATGGGTGAGGAAGAGCGGGCTTCCATACGAGCACTGGTCGATATGGGCCTCTCCGCTCGGCTCATCACGTGGAACAGGGCTGCCAAGGCCGACATAGAAGCAAGTCTCGACTGCGGCGTCAATGCCGTCGATCTCTCTCTGTCCGTCTCCGACATCATGATCGAGCGAAAGCTGCGAAAGAACCGCGAGTGGGTAAGGAATCAGCTGAAAGAAGCCCTCGGTTTCGCGAAGCAGCACAATCTCTATGTCTCCATAGGAGGGGAAGATGCGAGCCGCGCCGACATCTACTTCCTTATAGAACTCCTTGAGATAACGAAGGCGTTCGGTGGCGACCGTTTCCGTTTCTGCGATACCCTCGGTATTCTCGATCCCTTTTCCATGCATGAAAAAATCCGTGCCTTGCGGCGGGCGGTGCCTGACATGGACTTGGAGGTTCACACTCATAACGACCTCGGCATGGCAACGGCCAACGCCATCGCCGGAGCAAGGGGGGGAGCCCGGTTCGTCAGTACTACCGTCAACGGGCTAGGGGAACGGGCTGGAAATGCCGCACTCGAAGAGGTCGTTATGGCGCTCAGGCATGCCTGCGGGACCGATTGCGGCATCGAAACCAGGAGGTTGGGAGAACTCTCACGTCTCGTTGCGGACGCATCACGCAGGGTTGTGTCTGAATGGAAACCGGTGGTCGGAGAGCGCGTGTTTTCGCACGAATCGGGGGTGCACGCAGACGGGGTGCTCAAGGACCCGTCCAATTATGAAGGCTTCGACCCGGCAGAGGTAGGCCTGAGCAGGTTTTTTGTGGCGGGGAAGCACTCCGGTGGGAGCGGCCTGGCCGAGCGGTACCGGCAGCTTGGTATCTCTATCGGCAAGGGTGAGGCCTCCGTTCTCCTGAAGAAGGTGCGAGGGCTTGCCCAGCAGTTGAAGCGCCCACTTGACGACCGCGAGCTCATCGATCTTTATGGCTGTTTTTCGTGCAGACTGCATGCGGCCTGA